From a region of the Streptomyces sp. NBC_01454 genome:
- a CDS encoding NADP-dependent oxidoreductase gives MKAIQFHEAGGPEVLQYDEVPVPEIGPGEVLVRVHAAGINPPDWYLREGMKVMPAEVRPALEFPLIPGTDMSGVVQAVAPDVLGFAVGDEVFGMLRFPGFDGRTYAEYVAAPASDLAHKPAGIDHVQAAGAPMAVLTAWQYLVDLGHDVPSPFTGQVHQPVPITPGMTVLVNGAAGGVGHFAVQLAKWKGAHVIAVASGRHEQFLRKLGADEFIDYTRTQAADVVSGVDLVIDAVGGPDSSRFLSVLKRGGTMFPVFFAQYDPEETARLGITVSNIQVRSNGPQLAEIGRLFDEGKLQVGVDSTYPLSEAGSAHTRAAQGHLQGKIVLTVVS, from the coding sequence ATGAAGGCGATCCAGTTCCACGAAGCGGGCGGGCCGGAAGTTTTGCAGTATGACGAGGTGCCGGTTCCCGAGATCGGCCCGGGCGAGGTGCTCGTCCGGGTGCACGCGGCGGGCATCAACCCGCCGGACTGGTACCTGCGTGAGGGGATGAAGGTCATGCCGGCCGAGGTGAGGCCGGCGCTGGAGTTCCCCCTGATCCCCGGAACGGACATGTCGGGCGTGGTCCAGGCGGTCGCTCCGGACGTGCTGGGGTTCGCCGTCGGTGACGAGGTCTTCGGCATGCTGCGGTTCCCCGGATTCGACGGCCGGACATACGCCGAGTACGTGGCCGCGCCGGCTTCGGACCTGGCTCACAAGCCGGCCGGTATCGACCACGTGCAGGCGGCTGGGGCGCCGATGGCCGTGCTTACGGCCTGGCAGTACCTGGTTGATCTCGGCCACGACGTGCCGTCTCCTTTCACCGGCCAGGTGCACCAGCCGGTGCCGATCACGCCAGGGATGACCGTGCTGGTCAACGGGGCCGCCGGTGGAGTGGGCCACTTCGCGGTGCAGCTGGCGAAATGGAAGGGGGCACACGTCATCGCGGTGGCCTCGGGCCGGCACGAGCAGTTCCTGCGCAAGCTCGGCGCCGATGAGTTCATCGACTACACCAGGACGCAGGCCGCGGACGTGGTCAGCGGTGTCGACCTGGTGATCGACGCCGTCGGTGGCCCGGACAGCTCACGCTTCCTGTCCGTGCTCAAGCGCGGCGGCACCATGTTTCCGGTGTTCTTCGCCCAGTACGACCCGGAAGAGACGGCGCGTCTGGGCATCACAGTCTCGAACATTCAGGTGCGTTCCAACGGCCCCCAGCTCGCCGAGATCGGGCGCCTGTTCGACGAGGGCAAGCTCCAGGTCGGAGTGGACAGCACCTACCCGCTGTCCGAGGCGGGCAGCGCACACACGCGAGCCGCGCAGGGCCACCTCCAAGGCAAGATCGTGCTGACGGTGGTCTCGTGA
- a CDS encoding dihydrofolate reductase family protein, which yields MRRLTYFIGYSIDGFIAGPEGQYDSSCFDGDLKAAILAEFPETIPAHLRKLLGIAGTANRKFDTVLMGRGAYEAGLQGEATSPYPHLRQYVFSSSLTRPRPEVNVVADDPVEFVRGLKQQPGISIWLSGGAVLAGQLLGEVDELTVIRYPVVFGDGIPLFRTAFDPAGFTLTGSRVFTTGATLTTYTKQ from the coding sequence ATGCGTCGGCTCACGTATTTCATCGGCTACAGCATCGACGGCTTCATCGCCGGTCCAGAAGGTCAGTACGACTCCTCCTGCTTCGACGGCGACCTCAAGGCCGCGATTCTCGCCGAGTTCCCGGAAACCATCCCGGCCCACCTCCGTAAATTGCTGGGCATCGCCGGCACGGCGAACAGGAAATTCGACACGGTCCTCATGGGGCGCGGCGCCTACGAGGCCGGGCTGCAGGGCGAAGCCACCAGTCCCTATCCCCATCTCCGGCAGTACGTGTTCTCCTCGTCCCTGACGCGGCCCCGTCCTGAGGTCAATGTCGTGGCCGACGACCCGGTGGAGTTCGTCCGCGGGCTGAAGCAGCAGCCGGGCATATCCATCTGGCTGAGCGGCGGCGCCGTGCTGGCAGGGCAACTGCTGGGGGAAGTGGATGAGTTGACCGTCATCCGCTACCCAGTGGTGTTCGGAGACGGCATTCCTCTGTTCCGCACCGCATTCGACCCTGCCGGCTTCACCCTGACCGGTTCCCGGGTCTTCACCACCGGCGCGACCCTCACCACGTACACCAAGCAGTAG
- a CDS encoding LysR family transcriptional regulator has protein sequence MNDLGQDLELRLVRYFTVVAAHQHFGRAATDLHVAQPALSRQIQRLEKYLGARLLDREPKGTRLTPAGQKFLPRAQALLQAARQAELAVREQADTERIAIGYVEDLVITAAVRELRRRYPDAEIATRYLSCRDVGALSDKRVDALIARAPLPLAADDVFTTPLYEEPRMLVVPRGHPLADRTSVTAEELAGEEAAPCAFETADWTSYRILGAGVPPIESYEDKLELVASGRAIAVLPVGDRRSSLRPHLVTVPVEGAPPSQVVLVSRKGDPNPMIWNLRLAAKATLTAPAA, from the coding sequence ATGAACGATCTCGGACAGGACCTCGAACTGCGGCTGGTGCGCTACTTCACCGTGGTGGCGGCGCACCAGCACTTCGGCCGGGCCGCCACCGACTTGCACGTGGCCCAGCCGGCGCTGAGCCGCCAGATCCAACGGCTCGAGAAGTATCTCGGCGCACGACTGCTGGACCGCGAACCCAAGGGCACCCGGCTCACTCCGGCCGGCCAGAAGTTCCTCCCCCGTGCCCAAGCCCTGCTGCAGGCTGCCCGCCAGGCCGAGCTGGCCGTGCGTGAACAAGCCGATACCGAACGAATCGCCATCGGCTATGTTGAAGACCTGGTGATCACTGCCGCCGTACGGGAACTGCGCCGCCGTTACCCGGACGCCGAGATCGCCACCCGGTACCTGAGCTGCCGCGACGTCGGGGCGCTGTCCGACAAGCGCGTCGACGCCCTGATCGCGCGGGCCCCGCTGCCGCTCGCCGCCGACGACGTGTTCACCACGCCGCTGTACGAGGAGCCCCGGATGCTCGTGGTCCCGCGCGGCCATCCCTTGGCCGACCGCACGTCGGTGACCGCGGAAGAACTGGCCGGCGAGGAGGCGGCGCCGTGCGCGTTCGAGACCGCGGACTGGACTTCCTACCGGATCCTCGGGGCCGGCGTGCCGCCGATCGAGAGCTACGAGGACAAGCTCGAACTCGTCGCGAGCGGCAGGGCAATCGCCGTGCTACCGGTCGGCGATCGGCGTAGCTCACTGCGTCCCCACCTCGTCACCGTCCCGGTCGAGGGCGCTCCCCCGAGTCAGGTCGTCCTGGTCAGCCGCAAGGGCGACCCGAATCCGATGATCTGGAATCTCCGGCTGGCGGCCAAGGCCACCCTGACCGCCCCGGCAGCCTGA
- a CDS encoding DUF6243 family protein, translated as MSKNINNPVGMGGGRRKRLSRAERQNNGPHRNLDRQGAADQKAELVRKMREKAGAAEGAGQTGDDTAQS; from the coding sequence GTGAGCAAGAACATCAACAACCCCGTGGGCATGGGCGGCGGCCGGCGCAAGAGGCTGTCCCGCGCCGAACGGCAGAACAACGGTCCGCACCGCAACCTCGACCGCCAGGGTGCCGCCGACCAGAAGGCGGAGCTGGTGCGCAAGATGCGCGAGAAGGCAGGCGCAGCCGAGGGCGCTGGGCAGACAGGCGACGACACCGCACAGAGCTGA
- a CDS encoding nuclear transport factor 2 family protein: protein MIAELQQAVAHYAHALDELNVPELEAVLTEDTTWTFTMPGQGVLGPVAGCAAVLDFIRDGHTAQTGRVRHHLGNVVVTTTDAATAEVRAYLVQTRDTGESIQMISTGVYTFGLCRSDGGWRIAELTLTLDNAI, encoded by the coding sequence GTGATCGCCGAACTCCAGCAGGCGGTGGCGCACTACGCCCACGCCCTGGACGAGCTGAATGTGCCCGAGCTGGAAGCGGTCCTGACCGAAGACACCACCTGGACCTTCACGATGCCCGGACAAGGAGTGCTCGGCCCGGTCGCCGGATGCGCGGCGGTGCTCGACTTTATCCGTGACGGGCACACGGCCCAGACCGGAAGGGTGCGGCACCACCTGGGCAATGTCGTGGTCACGACGACGGACGCCGCCACCGCTGAGGTGCGGGCCTATCTGGTGCAGACGAGGGACACCGGCGAGAGCATCCAGATGATCTCGACCGGGGTCTACACGTTCGGCCTGTGCCGGTCCGACGGCGGGTGGCGGATCGCCGAGCTCACCCTGACGCTGGACAACGCCATTTAG